In Arsenophonus sp. aPb, one DNA window encodes the following:
- the rfaC gene encoding lipopolysaccharide heptosyltransferase RfaC produces the protein MKVLIVKTSSMGDVLHTLPALTDAVRHYPDVQFDWVVEENFAEIPHWHSAVKRVIPVAIRRWRKNWLAKSVRQQRAFFRAQLQQQKYDAVIDAQGLLKSAFLITRLARGVSHGYDWKSAREPLASLFYDYRYRVNKQQHAVERIRQLFAESLHYSKPTIVGDYGIAPYFSPPVLAKENAAYIIFFHATTRDEKHWPESHWRQLITAVQAKGLTVKLPWATALEHQRALRLAAGFKHVEVLPKLSLNQLAQQIVAAKAVVSVDTGLSHLTAALSKPNITLYGPTDPGLIGGYGEAQQAIISADGNMATIEPNDVYQRLILKIDSK, from the coding sequence ATGAAAGTGTTGATCGTTAAAACCTCGTCGATGGGTGATGTATTACATACTTTACCCGCACTGACTGATGCAGTTAGACACTATCCTGATGTCCAGTTTGATTGGGTTGTTGAAGAAAATTTTGCCGAAATTCCACACTGGCATTCTGCCGTTAAGCGAGTCATTCCGGTAGCTATTCGACGATGGCGAAAAAACTGGTTGGCAAAATCTGTCAGGCAGCAAAGAGCATTTTTCCGTGCTCAATTACAACAGCAAAAGTACGATGCGGTGATCGATGCACAAGGACTATTGAAAAGTGCTTTTTTAATCACACGCTTAGCTCGTGGTGTAAGCCATGGTTATGATTGGAAAAGTGCTCGCGAGCCGCTAGCAAGTCTATTTTATGATTATCGCTATCGCGTCAATAAACAGCAACATGCCGTTGAGCGTATCCGACAATTATTTGCTGAGAGCTTACATTATAGTAAGCCGACTATTGTCGGTGATTATGGTATTGCACCCTATTTTTCACCACCAGTTTTGGCAAAGGAAAACGCTGCTTACATTATTTTCTTCCATGCTACCACACGTGACGAAAAGCATTGGCCTGAATCTCATTGGCGACAATTGATCACCGCTGTACAAGCGAAAGGATTAACGGTTAAATTACCGTGGGCAACGGCTCTGGAACATCAACGTGCCTTAAGGCTTGCCGCCGGTTTTAAGCATGTGGAAGTTTTACCCAAACTTTCATTAAACCAATTAGCTCAACAGATTGTCGCAGCCAAAGCAGTCGTTTCCGTTGATACAGGTTTAAGTCATTTAACTGCCGCACTGAGCAAACCGAATATTACCCTCTATGGCCCGACCGATCCGGGATTAATTGGCGGTTATGGTGAAGCACAACAAGCCATTATTTCTGCTGATGGCAATATGGCAACCATTGAACCTAATGATGTCTATCAACGATTAATTTTAAAAATCGATAGTAAATAG
- the trmL gene encoding tRNA (uridine(34)/cytosine(34)/5-carboxymethylaminomethyluridine(34)-2'-O)-methyltransferase TrmL has protein sequence MLNIVLFEPEIPPNTGNIIRLCANTGCQLHLIEPLGFTWDDKRLRRAGLDYHEFANIQHHHDYFAFLTCVGLSQEHGQTPSGNRLFALTTKGMPSHSSVAYQPGDYLIFGPETRGLPAYVLDALPTSQKIRIPMLADSRSMNLSNSVAVVVFEAWRQLDYSGALLRE, from the coding sequence ATGTTAAACATCGTTTTATTTGAACCGGAAATTCCACCCAATACTGGCAATATTATTCGTTTGTGTGCTAATACCGGTTGTCAGTTACATTTAATTGAACCGTTAGGTTTTACCTGGGACGACAAACGTCTACGTCGTGCTGGATTAGATTATCATGAGTTTGCTAATATTCAGCACCATCATGATTACTTTGCTTTTCTAACCTGTGTAGGCTTGTCTCAAGAGCATGGTCAGACACCATCTGGTAACCGATTATTTGCTTTAACAACCAAAGGAATGCCGAGCCATAGTAGTGTGGCATATCAGCCGGGTGATTATTTAATCTTCGGACCGGAGACGCGCGGTTTACCTGCTTATGTTCTTGATGCACTGCCAACTAGTCAAAAGATCCGTATCCCAATGTTAGCGGATAGTCGCAGTATGAATTTGTCCAATTCCGTTGCGGTGGTGGTATTTGAAGCATGGCGCCAGTTGGATTACTCAGGTGCGTTGTTGCGTGAGTAG
- the gpsA gene encoding NAD(P)H-dependent glycerol-3-phosphate dehydrogenase: MNTVSMTVIGAGSYGTALAITLARNGHSVLLWGHDPQHIKKLQQDRCNHAFLPDVPFPDNLLPEACLKTAITASSNILIVVPSHVFNQVLQNIQPYLTPHSRIIWATKGLEHGTGRLLQDVAREILGDKIPLAVLSGPTFAKELAAGLPTAIAVAASNAQFGEELQQLFHCGKIFRVYKNPDMIGVQLGGAVKNVIAIGAGMSDGMGYGANARTALITRGLAEISRLGVAMGAQPSTFMGMAGLGDLVLTCTDNQSRNRRFGMLLGQGMQTKEAEKQIGQVVEGYLNTKEVRALAQRVGVEMPITEQIYQVLYGNKNVLEAANTLLSRATKDEMNDTGAF, from the coding sequence ATGAACACTGTTTCGATGACAGTTATCGGTGCCGGCTCTTATGGCACCGCATTAGCCATTACACTTGCCCGTAATGGCCACAGCGTTTTACTTTGGGGACATGATCCTCAGCACATTAAAAAATTACAACAAGACCGCTGCAACCACGCATTTTTACCTGACGTTCCATTCCCAGACAATTTGTTACCTGAAGCTTGCTTGAAGACAGCAATAACCGCGAGTAGCAATATATTGATCGTCGTCCCAAGTCATGTTTTTAATCAAGTTTTGCAAAATATCCAACCTTACTTGACGCCACACTCACGCATTATTTGGGCAACAAAAGGGTTAGAACATGGTACTGGGCGCCTGTTACAAGACGTTGCCCGCGAAATACTCGGTGACAAAATTCCACTCGCTGTCCTCTCTGGCCCAACCTTCGCCAAAGAATTAGCTGCCGGTTTACCGACAGCCATTGCGGTAGCCGCCTCTAATGCGCAATTTGGTGAAGAGCTACAGCAACTTTTTCATTGTGGAAAAATTTTTCGCGTCTATAAAAATCCAGATATGATCGGTGTTCAGTTAGGAGGGGCAGTCAAAAATGTCATTGCGATTGGTGCGGGTATGTCTGATGGTATGGGATATGGCGCCAATGCTCGCACAGCTCTGATCACCCGAGGATTAGCCGAAATCAGCCGTTTAGGCGTCGCTATGGGTGCCCAACCCTCTACATTTATGGGAATGGCTGGTTTAGGCGATCTGGTTTTGACATGTACCGACAATCAATCGCGTAATCGCCGCTTTGGCATGCTACTCGGCCAAGGCATGCAAACTAAAGAGGCAGAAAAACAGATTGGTCAGGTAGTTGAAGGCTACTTAAATACCAAAGAAGTCCGTGCATTAGCGCAACGTGTTGGCGTAGAAATGCCAATTACCGAGCAAATCTATCAAGTTCTATACGGTAATAAAAATGTACTCGAAGCGGCAAATACATTACTTAGCCGCGCAACTAAAGATGAAATGAATGATACAGGTGCTTTTTAA
- a CDS encoding rhodanese-like domain-containing protein, with protein sequence MMQEIMQFISRHPILSLAWIALLIIVIILTFKGLFAKTKNITRAQAIQLINKEEAVTIDLRSRDDFRKGHIIDSINLTPSEIKDNNIGELEKHKQNPIIVVSTNGMEASKPAEQLVQYGFERVFILKEGITGWSNENLPLARGKK encoded by the coding sequence ATGATGCAAGAAATCATGCAATTTATTAGCCGGCATCCAATACTCAGTCTGGCCTGGATCGCTTTATTGATCATTGTGATTATTTTAACCTTTAAGGGCTTGTTCGCCAAAACAAAAAACATCACCCGTGCCCAAGCGATACAACTGATTAATAAAGAAGAAGCGGTCACTATTGATTTACGTTCCCGTGACGATTTTCGTAAAGGACACATTATTGATTCAATTAACCTGACTCCATCAGAAATTAAAGACAATAATATCGGAGAATTGGAAAAACATAAGCAAAACCCCATTATTGTTGTCTCAACAAATGGCATGGAAGCATCTAAACCTGCTGAACAACTGGTGCAATATGGTTTTGAACGTGTCTTTATTCTAAAAGAAGGAATTACAGGCTGGTCTAACGAAAATTTACCTCTAGCCCGCGGTAAAAAGTAA
- the rfaF gene encoding ADP-heptose--LPS heptosyltransferase RfaF, with protein sequence MKILVVGPSWVGDMMMSQSLYRTLKTLHPEAEIDVMAPDWCRPLLNKMPEVNQAISMPLGHGRLAISVRRQLGIHLRTQRYDQAYILPNSFKSALVPFFAQIPIRTGWRGEMRYWLLNDIRVLDKAAFPQMVQRYVALAYKKDSVNNADELPKPILWPQLSVTEMEISQSKRIFHIPAPLPIIGFCPGAEFGPAKRWPAYHYAELAQLLVAAHGYQILILGSQKDHHIGEDIRQSLSADYQQHCFNLAGKTTLEQAVNLLASCRAVVSNDSGLMHIAAALNRPLVALYGPSSPDFTPPLSNRVEIIRLITGYHKVRKGSGESGYHQSLIDIKPERVMTALTKLLAESQ encoded by the coding sequence ATGAAGATATTGGTCGTTGGCCCTTCATGGGTGGGTGATATGATGATGTCGCAGAGTCTTTATCGTACTTTGAAGACCCTACACCCAGAGGCAGAAATTGATGTTATGGCACCTGATTGGTGCCGGCCACTATTAAATAAAATGCCCGAAGTCAACCAGGCCATATCGATGCCTTTGGGTCATGGTCGTTTAGCTATCAGTGTACGTCGTCAGCTTGGTATTCATTTACGTACTCAACGTTATGATCAAGCCTATATTTTACCCAATTCTTTTAAATCTGCGCTGGTGCCTTTTTTTGCTCAAATACCTATACGTACAGGATGGCGCGGTGAGATGCGTTATTGGTTGCTGAATGATATTCGTGTATTAGACAAAGCCGCTTTTCCGCAAATGGTTCAGCGATATGTTGCTTTGGCTTATAAAAAAGATTCAGTTAATAACGCCGATGAGCTCCCTAAACCGATTTTATGGCCGCAGCTTTCCGTGACAGAAATGGAAATTAGCCAGAGTAAACGGATTTTTCATATTCCCGCGCCGCTACCTATTATTGGCTTTTGCCCAGGTGCAGAATTTGGCCCAGCTAAACGCTGGCCCGCTTATCATTATGCTGAGTTGGCGCAATTACTGGTTGCTGCTCACGGTTATCAAATTTTAATCTTAGGTTCGCAAAAAGATCATCATATCGGTGAAGATATTCGACAATCGCTTTCTGCCGATTATCAGCAGCATTGTTTTAATCTAGCCGGTAAAACAACCCTTGAGCAGGCGGTTAATCTATTGGCATCTTGTCGAGCGGTGGTTAGTAATGATTCAGGCTTAATGCATATTGCAGCAGCATTAAATCGACCGCTGGTTGCGCTTTATGGGCCAAGTAGCCCTGATTTTACGCCTCCTTTATCAAATCGGGTAGAAATTATTCGTTTAATAACTGGCTATCATAAAGTTAGGAAAGGGAGTGGAGAGAGTGGTTATCATCAAAGTTTGATTGATATAAAACCTGAACGCGTGATGACCGCATTAACTAAGTTATTGGCGGAGAGTCAGTAA
- the cysE gene encoding serine O-acetyltransferase, which translates to MSRQELEEIWTAIKQEGKTFANCEPILASFFHATLLKHDNLGDSLSYILANKLATPIMPAIAVREIIQDAYKNDKQMIAYAARDLKAIVQRDPAVDKYSIPLLYLKGFHALQAYRIGHWLWKVDRKTLAIYLQSQISVSFAVDIHPAARIGYGIMLDHATGIVIGETAVVENDVSILQSVTLGGTGKTEGDRHPKVREGVMIGAGAKILGNIEIGKGAKIGAGSVVLHAVLPHTTVAGVPARKVGTPKSKKPSLDMDQNFSNSIHGFGEGI; encoded by the coding sequence ATGTCACGACAAGAACTTGAAGAGATTTGGACGGCAATTAAACAAGAAGGTAAAACTTTTGCCAATTGTGAGCCAATATTAGCCAGTTTTTTTCATGCAACACTACTCAAACATGACAATCTTGGTGATTCGCTTAGCTATATACTAGCCAATAAGTTAGCTACCCCGATTATGCCGGCGATTGCTGTTCGAGAGATCATTCAAGATGCCTATAAAAACGATAAACAAATGATCGCTTATGCAGCACGTGATCTTAAAGCCATCGTGCAACGTGATCCGGCCGTCGACAAATATTCAATCCCTTTATTATATTTAAAAGGCTTTCATGCTTTACAGGCTTATCGCATCGGCCACTGGTTATGGAAGGTAGACCGCAAGACATTAGCAATATATCTGCAAAGCCAAATATCTGTCTCTTTTGCGGTTGATATCCATCCTGCTGCTCGTATTGGTTACGGCATTATGCTTGATCACGCAACCGGTATCGTTATCGGTGAAACAGCGGTAGTGGAAAATGACGTGTCAATATTGCAATCGGTCACGCTCGGTGGAACTGGAAAAACTGAAGGAGATCGGCATCCTAAAGTTCGTGAAGGGGTGATGATCGGAGCAGGAGCAAAAATTTTAGGCAATATAGAAATTGGCAAGGGCGCCAAAATTGGCGCGGGTTCCGTAGTACTTCATGCTGTGCTGCCGCACACTACCGTGGCGGGAGTACCGGCGCGCAAAGTCGGAACGCCAAAGAGCAAAAAACCTTCGCTGGATATGGATCAAAACTTTAGCAATTCAATCCATGGTTTTGGTGAGGGTATCTAA
- a CDS encoding glycosyltransferase, with the protein MIPFSVLLSIYKNEKPQFLFDSLNSIIELQILKPNEIILVKDGLLSKELDEVILFWENKYPNIIRVINLDVNMGLGKALNEGLKYCSNSWVFRMDTDDISVPDRFLKQLIFIKDNPDIVLLGSGIEEVNRSLTVSFGYKSVPITLIEIKNYLKKRNPFNHVTVAFNINAIRSVGGYQHHLYMEDYNLWLRVIAAGYKVANIDEPLVKVRTGDSMVSRRRGLGYIKSEFQLAKLKVNLGFVSPLSSVWIFFLRSFPRLLPTFILSKIYKRLRK; encoded by the coding sequence ATGATCCCATTCTCAGTACTATTATCTATATATAAAAATGAAAAACCACAATTTTTATTTGATTCTTTAAATAGTATAATAGAGTTACAGATATTAAAACCAAATGAAATCATCTTAGTTAAAGATGGTTTATTATCAAAAGAATTAGATGAAGTTATATTATTTTGGGAAAATAAATATCCTAATATTATAAGAGTAATTAATTTAGATGTGAATATGGGATTAGGCAAAGCATTAAATGAAGGATTAAAATATTGTTCAAATTCATGGGTATTCCGTATGGATACTGATGATATTAGTGTGCCAGATAGATTTTTAAAACAGCTCATATTTATTAAAGATAATCCAGATATAGTACTATTAGGTTCAGGAATAGAAGAGGTTAACCGATCGCTAACAGTTTCCTTCGGCTATAAATCTGTTCCAATTACATTGATTGAAATAAAAAATTATTTAAAGAAAAGAAATCCTTTTAATCATGTGACAGTTGCATTTAATATCAATGCTATTCGATCTGTCGGCGGCTACCAACATCATTTATATATGGAAGATTATAATTTATGGTTAAGAGTAATTGCAGCAGGATATAAAGTGGCTAACATTGATGAACCGCTCGTTAAAGTAAGAACTGGAGATTCGATGGTTAGTCGAAGAAGGGGATTAGGTTATATCAAAAGCGAATTTCAGTTAGCTAAATTGAAAGTTAATCTGGGTTTTGTTAGCCCTTTATCATCTGTTTGGATTTTTTTCTTACGAAGTTTTCCTAGATTATTACCCACCTTTATTTTGTCCAAAATATATAAAAGATTAAGAAAGTAG
- the envC gene encoding murein hydrolase activator EnvC: MNNTSRYGSILILLALLKRVVVKPLLFVSLFFILPSITIANPISDNKVKLKDLLSNIAEKEKSVKQQQAERNHLLDQLKSQEKNIAAAGRALHETRKKLSQLAKELAQLNENISRLQQQKQIHESLLAKQLDAAFRLGQQKGIELLFKGEQGQREERILAYYSYLNEARQQTIIKLQQTTTLLAEQKQQKQQKQLAQKKNLAKQDQEKKALDSAQDARKKTLLSLESTLKADQKSLAVMKRNETLLRSKIAKAERDAKVRAEREAKEAARIRAKQRQAQQKGTTYRPTEDERALMARTGGLGRPVGQALWPVHGQILHHYGDSISDELRWKGMVINAAEGTEVKAISAGRVLLADWLQGYGLVVVIDHGQGDMSLYGYNQSALVNVGQQVRSGQPVALVGSSGGQQRSSLYFEIRRQGKTVNPQPWLGR; encoded by the coding sequence ATGAACAATACCAGCCGATATGGTTCAATCCTAATCCTTTTGGCTCTACTAAAGAGAGTAGTGGTTAAGCCGTTACTCTTTGTCTCGCTATTTTTTATCTTGCCATCGATTACCATTGCTAATCCTATCAGTGACAATAAAGTAAAACTGAAAGATCTGTTATCAAATATTGCCGAAAAAGAGAAAAGTGTTAAACAGCAGCAAGCTGAGAGAAACCATTTACTTGATCAATTGAAAAGTCAGGAAAAAAATATCGCTGCGGCTGGACGTGCATTACATGAAACACGTAAAAAACTTTCGCAGTTAGCAAAAGAACTAGCTCAATTAAATGAAAATATTAGCCGTTTACAACAGCAAAAACAGATCCATGAATCATTGTTAGCTAAGCAGCTTGATGCCGCGTTTCGATTAGGCCAGCAAAAAGGGATTGAATTGTTATTTAAAGGTGAACAAGGGCAACGAGAAGAGCGTATTCTAGCCTATTATAGCTACTTAAATGAAGCTAGACAGCAAACGATTATTAAATTGCAGCAAACCACGACCTTACTCGCTGAGCAGAAACAACAGAAACAGCAAAAGCAATTGGCACAGAAAAAAAACTTAGCCAAACAAGATCAAGAAAAGAAAGCGCTCGATTCGGCCCAGGATGCTAGAAAGAAAACCCTGTTATCGTTGGAATCGACGCTAAAAGCGGATCAAAAAAGTTTGGCGGTGATGAAACGTAATGAAACACTGTTGCGTAGTAAAATTGCCAAGGCTGAGCGAGACGCAAAAGTTAGGGCGGAAAGGGAAGCGAAAGAGGCAGCGCGTATTAGAGCAAAACAACGGCAGGCGCAGCAAAAAGGAACCACTTATCGTCCAACCGAAGATGAACGGGCTTTGATGGCGCGTACTGGCGGTTTAGGCCGTCCTGTTGGTCAAGCTCTGTGGCCAGTTCACGGCCAGATCCTACATCACTATGGTGATAGTATTTCCGATGAATTACGCTGGAAAGGGATGGTGATCAATGCCGCTGAAGGAACAGAGGTTAAAGCCATTTCTGCTGGCCGTGTTTTACTTGCTGATTGGCTACAAGGCTATGGTTTGGTGGTAGTTATTGATCATGGTCAGGGAGATATGAGTTTATATGGTTATAACCAGAGTGCATTGGTGAATGTGGGTCAACAAGTTCGCTCAGGTCAGCCGGTTGCGTTAGTGGGTAGCAGTGGTGGACAGCAGCGCTCCTCGCTTTATTTTGAGATCCGCCGTCAAGGTAAAACCGTTAATCCACAGCCTTGGTTAGGGAGATAA
- a CDS encoding divergent polysaccharide deacetylase family protein, which produces MALMLLVSGQVNAGKLAIVIDDIGYRKKEDNQILALPVVISIAILPDSPYGREMAEKANQQGREILIHMPMKPISQQPLEKNTLTPQMSASEIEQRIVAAIKQVPYAKGMNNHMGSAMTANLMAMKNVMQVLSHYDLYFLDSVTIANTKVNEAAKIFALPTLRRNVFLDDVKTEAQIRKQFAHAISLARKQGSSIVIGHPYPSTIEVLQQTLFELPSDIELVAVSTLLSNRTKDKLVNRTIKHNPEKAPAQPVELPKVVIGYCKISPVTKALSGIDLMIYIVDAIYHDPDFKKLFTEQRKPLFGKKISSSP; this is translated from the coding sequence ATGGCGCTAATGTTACTTGTCAGTGGACAAGTCAATGCTGGCAAATTGGCCATTGTGATTGATGATATTGGTTATCGTAAAAAGGAAGACAATCAGATATTAGCTTTGCCGGTGGTAATTTCTATTGCCATTTTACCAGACTCTCCTTATGGCAGAGAAATGGCCGAAAAAGCTAATCAACAAGGGCGAGAAATTTTAATTCATATGCCCATGAAACCGATTAGCCAGCAACCACTTGAAAAAAACACCTTAACACCGCAGATGAGTGCCAGTGAAATAGAGCAGAGAATTGTCGCTGCCATTAAGCAAGTACCTTATGCTAAAGGTATGAATAATCATATGGGTAGTGCGATGACGGCTAATTTAATGGCTATGAAAAATGTTATGCAAGTGCTCTCGCATTACGATCTCTATTTTCTTGATAGTGTGACGATAGCAAACACCAAGGTCAATGAAGCAGCTAAAATTTTTGCGCTGCCAACCTTGCGTCGCAATGTTTTTTTAGATGATGTAAAAACAGAAGCACAAATTCGTAAACAGTTTGCCCATGCTATTTCATTAGCTCGTAAGCAGGGTAGTAGTATTGTTATTGGCCATCCTTATCCTTCTACCATTGAAGTATTACAACAAACATTATTTGAGTTACCTAGCGATATTGAACTGGTGGCGGTTAGTACGCTGCTTAGCAATAGGACAAAAGATAAATTAGTTAATCGAACGATTAAACATAATCCAGAGAAAGCGCCAGCGCAGCCCGTGGAATTGCCGAAAGTCGTCATCGGTTACTGCAAAATATCGCCAGTAACAAAAGCATTATCAGGTATTGATTTAATGATATATATTGTGGATGCTATTTATCATGATCCTGACTTTAAAAAATTATTTACTGAACAGAGAAAGCCACTGTTTGGCAAAAAAATTTCCTCATCCCCATAA
- the rfaD gene encoding ADP-glyceromanno-heptose 6-epimerase, giving the protein MIIVTGGAGFIGSNIVKALNDIGRNDILVVDNLKNGAKFVNLVDLDIADYIDKEDFIASIMAGDNLGDVEVIFHEGACSSTTEWNGQYMMNNNYEYSKELLHYCIERDIAFLYASSAATYGGRSEYFIEERQYEKPLNVYGYSKFLFDQYVRKILPQITSQVCGFRYFNVYGPREGHKGSMASVAFHLNSQINQGQKPKLFAGSEKFKRDFIHVSDAAAVNLWCWQNKISGIFNCGTGKADSFQAVADAVIAFHQEKDLSVEYIAFPDKLKGCYQAFTEADLSKLRAAGYDKPFKTVAEGVANYMQWLNCDD; this is encoded by the coding sequence ATGATCATAGTCACGGGTGGTGCTGGTTTTATTGGCAGCAATATTGTTAAAGCACTGAATGATATAGGACGTAATGACATTCTGGTGGTCGATAATCTTAAAAATGGGGCTAAATTTGTCAATTTAGTCGATTTAGATATTGCAGATTACATCGACAAAGAAGATTTTATCGCCAGTATTATGGCTGGTGATAATCTGGGTGATGTTGAAGTGATTTTTCATGAAGGCGCTTGTTCATCAACTACTGAGTGGAATGGTCAGTATATGATGAATAATAACTATGAATATTCGAAAGAGTTACTTCATTACTGTATTGAACGTGATATTGCGTTTTTGTATGCTTCTTCAGCTGCGACTTATGGTGGGCGTAGTGAGTATTTTATTGAAGAGCGGCAATATGAAAAGCCATTGAATGTATATGGTTATTCCAAGTTTTTATTTGATCAATATGTTCGCAAAATTTTACCGCAAATCACTTCACAGGTATGTGGATTCCGCTATTTTAATGTTTATGGTCCACGTGAAGGTCATAAGGGGAGTATGGCAAGCGTCGCTTTCCATTTAAATAGCCAGATAAATCAGGGGCAAAAGCCAAAACTTTTTGCAGGTAGTGAAAAATTTAAACGTGATTTTATTCATGTGAGTGATGCAGCGGCAGTTAATTTATGGTGTTGGCAAAATAAAATCTCCGGCATATTTAACTGTGGTACCGGTAAGGCTGATTCTTTTCAGGCGGTGGCCGATGCGGTAATCGCTTTTCATCAAGAAAAAGATCTCTCAGTAGAATACATTGCCTTCCCAGATAAATTAAAAGGTTGTTATCAGGCATTTACCGAAGCCGATCTGAGTAAATTACGCGCTGCAGGTTATGATAAACCGTTCAAAACCGTAGCGGAAGGGGTTGCTAATTACATGCAATGGTTAAATTGCGATGATTAA
- a CDS encoding NAD-dependent epimerase/dehydratase family protein: MLTILGGSGFIGTRLANQLASQHIDFKIIDINKSQAHPDKWVFGDVTKAETLLEPLKDASIIINLAAQHQDNVHPISLYYDVNVEGAKNVCQVAEQLNIKQIIFTSSVAVYGFVEQETGEDGKFQPFNDYGKSKLAAEQVYDSWQAKDSQRTLVTIRPTVVFGEGNRGNVYNLFRQIAAGRFLMIGSGNNQKSMAYVENVAAFLYFVTKLTAGRHIFNYVDKPDFTMNQLTEIICLALHKQKSNLRIPFSLGLLAGYCFDLLAKITGKNFPISSIRVRKFCARTQFKSNTIAETGFEAPLTLAKGIENTVQFEFKTSLD; the protein is encoded by the coding sequence ATGCTAACAATCCTCGGAGGTTCCGGTTTTATCGGTACCCGTCTTGCTAATCAATTAGCATCACAGCACATTGACTTTAAAATTATTGATATTAATAAAAGCCAAGCGCATCCAGATAAATGGGTATTTGGCGATGTGACTAAAGCAGAAACCCTATTGGAGCCATTAAAAGACGCTTCCATTATTATTAATCTAGCGGCGCAACATCAAGATAATGTTCATCCTATCAGTCTCTATTATGACGTGAATGTGGAAGGGGCGAAAAATGTTTGTCAGGTTGCTGAACAATTAAATATTAAACAGATTATTTTTACTTCTTCGGTGGCGGTATATGGTTTTGTTGAACAAGAAACCGGCGAAGATGGTAAATTTCAGCCATTTAATGATTATGGTAAATCAAAGTTAGCGGCGGAGCAGGTCTATGATAGTTGGCAAGCTAAAGATAGCCAACGGACATTAGTGACTATTCGGCCTACTGTGGTTTTCGGTGAGGGTAATCGCGGTAATGTTTATAATCTATTTAGGCAAATTGCTGCCGGGCGTTTTTTGATGATTGGTTCAGGTAATAACCAGAAATCGATGGCGTATGTGGAAAATGTGGCTGCATTTTTATATTTTGTCACTAAATTAACAGCTGGTCGTCATATTTTTAATTATGTTGACAAACCTGATTTCACCATGAATCAGTTAACAGAAATTATTTGTCTGGCATTACACAAACAGAAATCTAATCTACGTATTCCTTTTTCGCTGGGCCTTTTGGCAGGTTATTGTTTTGATCTGCTCGCTAAAATAACGGGTAAAAATTTTCCTATTAGTAGTATTCGGGTGAGGAAATTCTGTGCGCGTACGCAATTCAAATCTAATACTATCGCTGAAACGGGATTTGAAGCGCCGTTAACCTTGGCAAAAGGGATAGAAAATACCGTTCAGTTTGAGTTTAAAACATCATTAGATTGA
- the secB gene encoding protein-export chaperone SecB → MSEQSHEEMVFQIQRIYTKDISFETPSAPNIFQQEWQPEVKLDLDTSSSELAEHVYEVILRVTVTATVADETAFLCEVQQAGIFSIDGIEQSQMAHCLGAYCPNILFPYARECITNLVSRGTFPQLNLAPVNFDALFMNYLQQQHTAQTENSANHQEA, encoded by the coding sequence ATGTCAGAACAAAGTCATGAAGAGATGGTATTTCAGATCCAGCGAATTTACACCAAAGATATTTCATTTGAAACACCAAGTGCGCCTAATATTTTTCAGCAAGAGTGGCAACCCGAAGTCAAATTAGATCTAGACACCTCGTCTAGTGAATTGGCCGAGCATGTTTATGAAGTTATCTTACGCGTCACTGTTACCGCCACCGTCGCTGATGAAACTGCTTTCCTTTGCGAAGTGCAACAAGCTGGCATATTTTCTATCGATGGTATCGAACAAAGCCAAATGGCTCATTGTTTAGGCGCTTACTGCCCAAATATTTTATTTCCCTATGCGCGCGAATGTATTACCAATTTAGTTAGCCGTGGAACTTTTCCTCAACTAAACTTAGCACCTGTTAATTTTGATGCCTTGTTTATGAACTATCTACAACAACAGCATACCGCCCAAACTGAAAATTCGGCAAATCATCAGGAAGCTTAA